One part of the Bdellovibrio sp. KM01 genome encodes these proteins:
- a CDS encoding site-specific recombinase, whose amino-acid sequence MFDQLRKYFHRFKLHRQRSNVHSDLDALLSFASDQKNLEDQLHWLVNLLRWVRYEGTAVEGLDNSSGHVPIARLRYVLMVLDRNPAWKRDVAVILRSVIKNVSGLELYTETGLPHEVGVIGEFFDRMMMKILPSPPLDHELGYLFWELFPSAKDPMWIASIDHVLFDKLVELFNYDVSPVESDWNRLDRDMEDALIYLGIQVRAIGLSPGIRHRLDKPNFRDSAFFNLVRVLEDFLAAHQTGKPELFYEKASRLRLLVWECRRELTQVYRHLDEFGVSVNLVFQMTRLRIYLQRIDSLVDILITDVPDAKKVTSFLANLIEENHDLQSVGALLSQNINLLAKKMVERAAETGEHYITRTKEEYRRMVQAAAGGGFVTAFTVYIKTGILAVGPSEFMIGVLASTNYAISFIVIHLAGFTLGTKQPAMTAPALAEQMRDVDTEEGMERMVDQIAHIIRSQVAAVGGNILMVVPTTLVIDTIYFLVSGRHIMSEATAMKAFTSVDILGPAIFYAAFTGIILWFSSLFAGWGDNWFALNSLRTTLARSPTLTTIFGRVGARRIASFFEKNISGLLGNASLGILLGFTPEIMRFIGIPLDVRHVTLSSGSMGAALPVMGASFLKTWIFWRAVMGVLCIGFFNVSVSFAMAFWVAIKARGVTPPTRRAIRKAVFRRLLNHPLSFILPVGKTVPKSAPGGHSH is encoded by the coding sequence ATGTTTGATCAACTTCGCAAGTACTTTCACCGATTTAAACTTCATCGCCAACGCAGTAATGTTCACAGTGATTTAGATGCCCTGTTAAGCTTTGCTTCAGATCAAAAGAATCTTGAAGATCAACTTCACTGGTTAGTGAATTTATTACGTTGGGTGCGCTATGAAGGCACAGCTGTCGAGGGGTTGGATAACTCCTCTGGGCATGTTCCCATTGCACGACTGCGATATGTGTTGATGGTGTTAGATCGCAATCCTGCCTGGAAGCGCGATGTGGCTGTGATCTTGCGTTCCGTGATTAAGAATGTCAGCGGTCTTGAACTCTATACCGAAACAGGCCTTCCACATGAAGTGGGTGTGATTGGGGAGTTCTTTGATCGCATGATGATGAAAATCCTTCCCAGTCCTCCATTGGATCATGAGCTGGGTTATTTGTTTTGGGAGTTGTTCCCAAGTGCCAAGGATCCCATGTGGATCGCTTCGATTGACCACGTTTTATTCGATAAATTAGTGGAACTCTTTAACTACGATGTGTCGCCCGTGGAATCAGATTGGAACCGTTTGGACCGCGACATGGAAGATGCTTTGATTTATTTGGGCATTCAAGTTCGCGCCATCGGTCTTTCACCAGGGATTCGTCATCGTCTGGATAAGCCAAATTTCCGCGATTCTGCATTCTTTAATTTGGTGCGCGTTCTGGAAGACTTTCTGGCTGCTCACCAAACAGGGAAGCCTGAATTATTCTATGAAAAGGCCTCCCGCTTACGCCTGTTAGTTTGGGAGTGCCGTCGCGAACTGACGCAAGTGTATCGTCACTTGGATGAGTTCGGTGTCAGCGTAAATCTGGTTTTCCAGATGACTCGTTTAAGAATTTATCTGCAGCGCATAGACAGTCTGGTGGACATTCTTATCACGGATGTTCCAGATGCAAAAAAAGTGACATCTTTTCTGGCAAATCTGATTGAAGAAAATCATGATTTGCAAAGTGTGGGTGCACTTCTTTCACAGAATATCAATTTGCTCGCTAAAAAAATGGTCGAGCGTGCTGCAGAAACGGGCGAGCACTATATCACGCGCACCAAAGAAGAATATCGCCGTATGGTGCAGGCCGCAGCGGGTGGTGGTTTTGTGACGGCATTCACTGTCTATATAAAGACGGGAATTCTGGCGGTGGGTCCTTCTGAATTTATGATCGGTGTTCTGGCATCAACAAACTATGCGATCAGTTTCATCGTGATCCATCTTGCGGGCTTTACTTTAGGAACTAAGCAGCCGGCGATGACGGCTCCAGCACTCGCAGAGCAAATGCGTGACGTGGATACTGAAGAGGGCATGGAGCGCATGGTGGATCAGATTGCGCATATCATCCGCTCGCAAGTGGCAGCTGTGGGTGGAAACATTTTAATGGTGGTTCCAACGACACTGGTTATTGATACGATTTATTTCCTGGTTTCCGGTCGTCATATTATGTCCGAGGCAACGGCGATGAAAGCCTTCACTTCGGTCGACATTTTGGGGCCTGCGATATTCTATGCCGCATTCACCGGTATAATCTTGTGGTTCTCAAGTTTATTCGCGGGATGGGGGGACAACTGGTTTGCCCTGAACTCATTGCGCACAACTTTGGCGCGCAGTCCGACACTGACAACTATATTTGGACGAGTCGGTGCGAGAAGAATTGCTTCATTCTTTGAGAAAAACATTTCCGGTCTTTTGGGGAATGCGTCCTTGGGTATTCTCTTGGGCTTTACTCCAGAGATCATGCGCTTTATCGGGATTCCATTGGATGTGCGCCACGTGACTCTTTCATCGGGGTCCATGGGGGCAGCCTTGCCCGTAATGGGTGCGTCCTTTTTAAAGACTTGGATTTTCTGGCGTGCGGTGATGGGTGTTCTTTGCATTGGTTTCTTTAATGTGTCGGTGAGCTTTGCCATGGCCTTCTGGGTGGCGATCAAAGCCCGTGGAGTCACTCCACCCACTCGTCGTGCCATCCGCAAAGCAGTCTTCCGACGTCTCTTAAATCATCCACTGAGTTTCATCTTGCCGGTGGGAAAAACGGTTCCGAAATCCGCTCCCGGCGGGCATTCGCACTGA
- a CDS encoding redoxin domain-containing protein: MKRFILLLSFLGSVNTWAAKQVTSIDGTNVLNDKFIHLETKAASKGTVVVFMSAKCPCSASHESLLKDMSAEFKDFNFVAVHSNSDEQSAMTKEHFEKAALPFPVIQDSKSRLANEFGALKTPHAFVVNPSGEIVYQGGVTDSHVGPSAKKQFLKDALEDIQAGKSVRMKEGRALGCFIQREDS, from the coding sequence ATGAAACGATTTATTCTGCTTTTATCATTCTTGGGGTCAGTAAATACTTGGGCCGCCAAACAAGTCACTTCGATCGATGGAACGAATGTGTTGAATGACAAATTCATTCATCTTGAAACCAAGGCCGCATCAAAAGGCACTGTCGTTGTTTTCATGTCAGCTAAATGCCCTTGTTCTGCAAGCCACGAAAGCTTGCTGAAAGACATGTCTGCTGAATTTAAAGATTTCAATTTCGTCGCGGTTCACTCCAATTCTGACGAACAATCGGCAATGACCAAAGAACATTTCGAAAAAGCTGCTTTGCCTTTTCCGGTAATTCAAGATTCCAAGTCGCGCTTGGCGAACGAATTCGGTGCTTTGAAAACTCCCCATGCCTTTGTGGTAAATCCGTCAGGAGAAATCGTTTATCAAGGTGGCGTGACGGACAGTCACGTGGGTCCTTCAGCAAAAAAACAATTTTTGAAAGATGCCTTGGAAGATATTCAAGCTGGCAAATCAGTGCGCATGAAAGAAGGCCGAGCTTTAGGTTGCTTCATTCAACGCGAGGACAGCTAG
- a CDS encoding FixH family protein: MKRLLLGFLFLTACARPDYINPAVKNNAQSPTANECSLKLAQSQLCASIQWVSGPQSPAESEFILKFWNESTATVNGPYTDPATALSVILWMPSMGHGSSPVKIDKIETGVYRVHRVFFIMPGDWEVRIYLKDGTATVDQATESLRL; encoded by the coding sequence ATGAAAAGACTTTTGCTGGGATTTTTATTTCTGACTGCGTGTGCCCGTCCTGATTATATCAATCCGGCGGTAAAAAATAATGCGCAATCACCCACAGCTAATGAATGCAGCTTAAAACTCGCTCAATCGCAGTTGTGTGCTTCCATTCAGTGGGTGTCGGGACCTCAATCACCTGCAGAGTCTGAATTCATTTTAAAATTCTGGAATGAATCCACGGCCACGGTCAACGGCCCTTATACAGACCCGGCAACGGCATTAAGTGTGATTTTGTGGATGCCTTCGATGGGACATGGTTCTTCACCAGTAAAGATCGATAAGATTGAAACCGGTGTGTACCGCGTTCATCGCGTGTTCTTTATTATGCCTGGTGACTGGGAAGTTCGAATTTACTTGAAAGATGGCACCGCAACCGTTGATCAAGCGACAGAAAGTCTTCGGCTGTGA
- a CDS encoding serine protease spb1, which yields MKHLILAFLFLNFSSRAFAASCCGGGFAFPALIMGDDKAQITSSLSYGQVTDDVLPNQKWIKRSDDNHSQTFKIEAATLLTDSIQSGISIPVVSRQIAHENSTGTGDVSLNLGHETFPELSYSRWKPKGLTFLQVTLPTSPSVYDATNVLAADSRGRGFFTVGGGLAFIKAMGTWDLNSSVELHKSFARDFTSESSGGTITATPDLGHSWTVGGGWNKGDFRVGTSFTGMYEDAVAISGAQTSSGAVQKNVTWSAMVNYMMGLENAWTLSYADQTLFGTPENSSLSKTVTLSFQTRWQR from the coding sequence GTGAAACATTTGATTCTGGCTTTCCTATTCCTTAATTTTAGTTCGCGAGCATTCGCTGCCAGCTGTTGCGGCGGCGGATTTGCATTCCCGGCTTTGATTATGGGTGATGATAAAGCCCAGATCACAAGTTCTTTAAGTTACGGTCAGGTGACTGATGACGTTTTACCCAATCAAAAATGGATCAAACGCAGTGATGATAATCACAGCCAGACATTTAAAATTGAAGCTGCCACGCTGCTAACTGACTCCATTCAAAGCGGTATTTCCATTCCTGTCGTCAGCCGCCAGATTGCACACGAAAACAGCACGGGCACGGGCGACGTCTCATTGAACCTGGGCCATGAAACATTTCCGGAACTTAGCTATTCTCGCTGGAAACCCAAAGGCCTCACGTTCTTGCAAGTGACCCTGCCGACATCCCCTTCTGTGTATGATGCGACCAATGTGCTTGCCGCAGATTCCCGTGGTCGTGGATTTTTCACCGTTGGTGGAGGATTAGCTTTTATCAAAGCCATGGGAACTTGGGATTTAAATTCCAGCGTGGAGCTGCATAAGTCCTTTGCGCGTGATTTTACCAGCGAATCTTCTGGCGGCACGATCACGGCCACTCCTGATTTAGGTCACAGTTGGACCGTGGGTGGTGGTTGGAATAAAGGCGACTTCAGAGTCGGCACAAGCTTTACGGGTATGTATGAAGACGCGGTCGCTATTTCAGGTGCGCAAACTTCATCGGGTGCTGTTCAAAAAAATGTGACTTGGTCTGCGATGGTGAACTATATGATGGGTCTTGAAAATGCGTGGACGCTTTCTTACGCCGATCAAACACTGTTCGGCACGCCTGAAAACTCAAGTCTTTCAAAAACTGTGACGTTAAGTTTCCAAACGCGCTGGCAGCGTTAA
- a CDS encoding efflux RND transporter permease subunit: MRISDVSIRNAVFSWMLFAAFIIFGFISFMRLGVSQLPDVDFPVVNVSITLLGAAPEIMETSVVDPVEDALSSVQGVERISSVSKTGIANITIEFELDRNIDVALQEVQTKVAQAQRLLPPAVDPPIITKTNPDDQPILWLALVYEKNDPYFLMTYAKDYLKDRFTMVSGVGDIILGGYTDPAMRVWVDADKLRKHNIAVNDVMASITSQHTEVPGGFIQNSKNAFNVRTLGEFKDAKGFDNMIINKRAGMVIQDPFNTIRLKDVGFAKESLAEMYRISRFDGVMALGLGIKKQLGSNAVAVANAVKEQMKEIQKDLPEGMRLAINFDSSRYIEQSIHEMIKHLILAVILTSIVCWVFLGSFTATLNVLLAIPTSIMGAFIGLYFFGFTLNTFTLLGLTLAIGIVVDDAIMVLENIFRYNERGLRPIESAIVGAREITFAALAASVAIIAIFLPVAFMKGVIGKFFLQYGITISLAVMLSLLESLTITPMRCSSFVHTGERTTRIGKSFEWFMAKLKEFYGKSLNWTLAHRWPVLAVSIAFVAVSFFSVKSLNKEMTPTMDQSLFIMRLFLPIGTSLATSDQKAKEIEKWMRSQQEVAHVYASVGGLGSGGGSDANTGMMFITLKDKGNRGIAPGQTKERSQQEFMSYARSELTKNVQGVMVFMMDPSSRGFSTGKGYPIEFILQGPDWAKLEELNNKFKEDMRNSKLMVDVDSDYLAGMPEIQVTPARDKAARRGVSAEDIGITVQAMIGGVKNGQYTKDGHRYDVYVQLKKTPDPRDEFNKLLIANDRNNLIPITQVADVEQRASLQQVTRVNRQRAITMYANLAPGVSQQKALEFIFNKGNELPEGYHIDQSGAAKTFSESFNSLIFALALGVIVAYMVLASQFNSFLDPMTILMALPFSFSGAFFALNLTGQSINMYSMIGILLLMGIVKKNSILLIDFTNAVRDRAGGTNVTADAALKEACPVRLRPIIMTSVATITAALPSALAQGAGSETFKPMAITLIGGVLVSTLLTLYVVPVVYSLSDRFRKRDTRQKDVRDAFLKVGDATSINADGVPVLNNGEGPQPADQEATTVSQDYFKQDQTMPEISEDHDQNKQRKEPAMSQTNHEKPKRGFFDFLKRKYQPKAEKKPSEVLSPTPSAPSRPPRAEDIEADFDSNMPHMAEARSISEAAKDRRDREREERRMIREEKRKAKSSMLSQRPDRDRDRDRDL; the protein is encoded by the coding sequence ATGCGTATTTCCGACGTCTCCATTCGCAATGCTGTTTTTTCGTGGATGCTGTTTGCAGCATTTATTATTTTCGGCTTTATCTCTTTTATGCGTTTGGGTGTGAGTCAGCTTCCTGACGTCGACTTTCCTGTCGTGAATGTTTCCATCACTCTGTTGGGGGCTGCACCGGAAATTATGGAAACTTCTGTGGTGGACCCGGTCGAGGATGCTCTGTCCTCAGTACAAGGTGTGGAGCGTATCAGCTCCGTCAGTAAAACCGGTATTGCCAATATCACCATCGAATTTGAATTGGACCGCAATATTGATGTGGCCTTGCAAGAGGTGCAAACCAAGGTTGCGCAAGCTCAGCGTCTGTTGCCACCGGCCGTGGATCCACCCATTATCACAAAAACCAATCCTGATGATCAGCCGATTTTGTGGTTGGCTTTGGTGTATGAGAAAAATGATCCGTATTTTTTAATGACCTATGCCAAGGACTATCTAAAAGACCGTTTCACCATGGTGTCAGGTGTGGGGGATATCATTCTTGGGGGGTATACTGATCCTGCCATGCGGGTTTGGGTCGATGCAGATAAACTTCGCAAGCACAATATAGCCGTAAATGACGTGATGGCATCCATCACCAGTCAGCACACGGAAGTTCCCGGTGGATTTATTCAAAATTCTAAAAATGCTTTTAACGTCAGAACCCTGGGGGAGTTTAAAGACGCCAAAGGTTTTGATAACATGATCATCAATAAGCGCGCCGGCATGGTGATTCAGGATCCTTTCAATACCATTCGCTTAAAAGATGTCGGTTTCGCCAAAGAGTCCCTTGCGGAAATGTATCGTATCTCGCGCTTTGATGGAGTGATGGCTTTGGGGCTGGGAATAAAAAAACAACTGGGGTCAAATGCCGTGGCGGTCGCTAATGCCGTCAAAGAGCAAATGAAAGAGATCCAAAAAGACCTGCCTGAAGGCATGCGTCTGGCGATCAATTTCGACTCCTCTCGCTATATCGAACAAAGTATTCATGAAATGATCAAGCACTTGATCCTGGCAGTTATTCTGACTTCGATCGTGTGCTGGGTGTTCTTGGGAAGTTTCACGGCAACTTTAAATGTATTGCTGGCGATTCCGACCTCGATTATGGGGGCCTTCATCGGGCTTTATTTCTTTGGTTTTACTTTGAATACCTTCACCTTGCTGGGATTAACTCTTGCTATTGGTATCGTGGTAGATGATGCGATCATGGTTCTGGAAAATATATTCCGCTATAACGAGCGGGGATTGAGGCCGATTGAGTCTGCGATTGTTGGTGCGCGTGAAATTACTTTCGCAGCATTAGCGGCCAGTGTCGCCATCATTGCAATTTTCCTGCCCGTCGCCTTCATGAAGGGCGTGATCGGTAAATTCTTTTTGCAATATGGAATTACCATTTCGCTCGCTGTGATGTTGTCGCTTCTTGAATCTTTAACGATCACGCCGATGCGTTGCTCTTCATTTGTTCACACTGGCGAACGTACCACACGTATCGGAAAATCTTTTGAATGGTTCATGGCCAAGTTGAAGGAATTTTACGGTAAATCCCTGAATTGGACACTCGCTCATCGCTGGCCTGTGCTGGCCGTTTCAATTGCGTTCGTGGCGGTTTCTTTCTTTTCAGTAAAATCCTTGAACAAAGAAATGACGCCGACCATGGATCAAAGCCTTTTCATCATGCGCTTGTTTCTGCCCATTGGAACTTCGCTGGCGACTTCGGATCAAAAGGCAAAGGAGATTGAAAAATGGATGCGATCTCAACAAGAAGTCGCCCACGTTTACGCAAGCGTCGGGGGCTTGGGCTCAGGTGGAGGCAGTGATGCCAATACGGGGATGATGTTCATCACCTTAAAAGACAAAGGCAATCGGGGCATAGCACCTGGGCAGACTAAAGAACGCTCCCAACAAGAATTCATGTCCTATGCGCGCAGTGAGCTCACCAAAAATGTTCAAGGTGTGATGGTCTTTATGATGGATCCTTCCAGTCGGGGGTTTTCGACGGGGAAAGGTTATCCGATTGAATTTATCCTGCAAGGTCCCGATTGGGCTAAACTTGAAGAGCTGAATAATAAATTTAAAGAAGACATGCGTAACTCAAAACTCATGGTCGACGTCGATTCCGATTACCTCGCCGGGATGCCAGAAATTCAAGTGACCCCGGCGCGGGATAAGGCCGCACGTCGTGGAGTGAGTGCTGAAGATATCGGGATCACTGTACAGGCGATGATTGGTGGGGTTAAAAACGGTCAGTACACCAAAGATGGACATCGCTATGACGTCTATGTGCAGTTAAAGAAAACTCCCGATCCACGGGATGAATTTAACAAGCTCCTTATTGCGAATGATCGTAACAACTTGATCCCGATCACGCAGGTGGCAGACGTCGAGCAGCGCGCAAGTTTGCAGCAAGTGACGCGGGTGAATCGCCAACGGGCGATTACGATGTATGCAAATTTAGCTCCGGGGGTTTCACAACAAAAAGCCTTGGAATTTATCTTTAATAAAGGCAATGAGCTTCCTGAGGGCTATCATATCGATCAATCCGGAGCCGCAAAAACTTTTAGTGAGTCATTCAATAGTTTGATATTTGCTTTGGCCTTGGGCGTGATCGTCGCCTACATGGTTTTAGCAAGTCAGTTCAATTCGTTCTTGGATCCGATGACGATTTTGATGGCTTTGCCATTTAGTTTTTCCGGCGCTTTCTTTGCCTTAAATCTCACTGGTCAAAGCATCAATATGTATTCCATGATCGGTATTTTGCTGTTGATGGGTATAGTGAAAAAGAACTCGATCCTTTTGATCGACTTTACCAATGCCGTTCGTGACCGCGCGGGAGGAACCAATGTCACTGCGGATGCGGCGCTAAAGGAAGCCTGCCCCGTGCGTTTACGTCCCATCATCATGACCAGTGTGGCGACGATTACGGCGGCTTTGCCATCGGCACTTGCACAAGGGGCGGGGTCGGAAACCTTTAAACCTATGGCGATCACGTTGATCGGTGGGGTTTTGGTTTCGACGTTACTGACCTTGTATGTGGTGCCTGTGGTGTACTCTTTGTCAGATCGATTCCGTAAACGCGACACCCGACAAAAAGACGTGCGGGATGCCTTCCTTAAAGTCGGAGACGCGACATCGATCAATGCCGATGGTGTGCCTGTCCTGAATAATGGCGAAGGTCCACAACCCGCCGATCAGGAAGCGACGACCGTTTCGCAGGATTATTTTAAGCAAGATCAAACGATGCCGGAAATTTCAGAGGACCACGATCAGAATAAACAGCGAAAGGAGCCCGCGATGTCACAGACCAATCATGAAAAACCAAAACGAGGCTTTTTTGACTTCCTAAAAAGAAAGTATCAACCCAAAGCCGAAAAGAAACCTTCGGAAGTGCTTTCGCCCACGCCTTCGGCGCCGTCGCGTCCTCCAAGAGCCGAAGATATTGAGGCTGACTTTGATAGCAACATGCCTCATATGGCAGAAGCTCGCTCGATATCGGAGGCAGCAAAGGATCGCCGAGATCGAGAGCGTGAAGAACGCCGCATGATTCGCGAAGAAAAAAGAAAAGCTAAGAGTTCGATGTTAAGTCAGCGGCCAGATCGTGATCGCGACAGGGATCGCGATCTGTAA
- a CDS encoding trypsin-like serine protease encodes MKSFKVLVSGLLAATALTACSPGNQNGTMTAQNDGQIIGGDKVLPGSRIIHSTVALYDTKVGALCSGTLISENIVLTAAHCVGPNPKKMVVFFTNEVEKAKKEQVRVVDAAIVNKDYSTSRKENTADIALVRFVGNLPASYGPAKILKNSGALREGTTTIVAGYGLNRSWVIKSGAGVLRTTTLKIADPNMTATETSLAQTINRGVCSGDSGGPAYLEVDGELQVWGVASRSDALPTRLTPDCFLMSIYTRADIYAKWIADNMADLKAK; translated from the coding sequence ATGAAATCTTTCAAAGTACTAGTATCAGGTTTGTTGGCAGCCACAGCGTTGACAGCATGTTCTCCAGGCAATCAAAACGGGACAATGACAGCTCAAAATGACGGGCAAATTATTGGTGGCGATAAAGTATTGCCGGGTTCTCGTATCATTCACTCTACGGTGGCTCTTTATGACACTAAAGTGGGCGCTTTGTGTTCAGGCACTTTGATCTCTGAAAATATCGTTTTGACAGCAGCTCATTGCGTGGGACCGAATCCAAAAAAGATGGTGGTGTTCTTCACGAATGAAGTTGAGAAAGCTAAAAAAGAACAAGTTCGCGTGGTGGATGCTGCGATCGTGAACAAAGACTACAGCACGTCTCGCAAAGAAAACACGGCTGACATCGCCCTTGTGCGCTTCGTAGGAAACCTGCCAGCTTCTTATGGACCGGCTAAAATCCTTAAAAACTCAGGCGCTCTTCGTGAAGGCACGACAACGATCGTAGCTGGTTACGGTTTGAATCGTTCGTGGGTAATTAAATCGGGCGCAGGCGTTCTTAGAACGACAACTCTTAAAATTGCAGATCCCAATATGACGGCGACTGAAACATCCTTGGCACAAACTATCAACCGTGGCGTTTGCTCTGGTGATTCCGGTGGGCCCGCTTACCTAGAGGTTGATGGTGAGTTGCAAGTATGGGGTGTAGCGAGCCGTTCCGACGCTTTGCCAACGCGTCTTACTCCAGATTGCTTTCTGATGTCTATCTACACTCGCGCAGACATCTACGCGAAATGGATTGCTGACAACATGGCAGATCTTAAAGCTAAATAA
- a CDS encoding monovalent cation:proton antiporter-2 (CPA2) family protein: MLEHPHLLQALAFLGSSVLLVPVFQRLGLGSILGYLAAGILIGPQGAKLIIDVKAVQNLSEFGVVFLLFMIGLELQPKKLLAMKRTLAGFGGLQIITCCLALGALVKLLGASWQSAMVAGFALSLSSTAFALQAMAEKKVLNTEFGRSSFAILLMQDVAAIPALAIIPTLGLAQATSGHEVNWLGVLGIFLGLLIFNYTLMGPFLRQVAALRSRELFTGVTLTIVIGVAYLMEHMGISMALGAFLAGVLLSESEYRHELEADLEPFKGLLMGLFFISVGMSVNITLLMKNPAFVLFATALYMMVKGFLLYGVGRTLKLHSTASRNMAAYLAQGGEFAFVIFGVGQNSNVLSQELSDTLTLIVTLSMIISPFVIVANAKFESWAATHKPKQEWDSFEGADSEIIIAGFGRFGQIFGRILRAQDIKFTAIDHDPEQIELLRRFGNKVYYGDASRHEIMEAAGAGKAKYLIIAVDDIETSKKLAQMAKDHFKNLKIYARARNRAHVFDLLDIGIEMTHIRRETFESSLLLTRELLLDLGFPSDRARAVIERFHRHDELMMAEQYKVRHDQKLFLDTSRQGMQQLSEVLREDQIRTYIDAKDLPKAEDKAPESETRA, from the coding sequence ATGTTAGAACATCCGCACTTACTTCAAGCTCTCGCATTTTTAGGATCTTCCGTCCTTCTCGTTCCCGTATTTCAAAGATTAGGCCTGGGTAGCATCTTAGGATACCTTGCGGCAGGCATTCTGATTGGCCCTCAGGGAGCAAAACTGATCATTGACGTGAAGGCGGTTCAAAATCTCTCCGAGTTCGGTGTGGTCTTTCTGTTATTCATGATTGGTCTCGAACTCCAACCCAAAAAACTTTTGGCCATGAAACGAACGCTGGCAGGGTTTGGTGGCTTACAGATCATCACCTGCTGCTTAGCCTTAGGAGCCCTGGTCAAGCTTTTAGGAGCCTCGTGGCAAAGTGCTATGGTAGCGGGATTTGCGTTGAGTCTTTCGTCAACGGCGTTCGCCTTACAAGCCATGGCAGAAAAGAAAGTTCTAAACACCGAGTTTGGCAGATCCTCTTTTGCAATCTTACTTATGCAAGACGTGGCTGCGATTCCTGCGTTGGCCATCATCCCCACACTGGGACTGGCCCAAGCTACTTCAGGCCATGAAGTAAACTGGCTGGGAGTTTTGGGAATATTCCTGGGGCTTTTGATTTTCAACTACACTTTGATGGGACCGTTCCTGCGTCAGGTGGCAGCACTGCGCAGTCGCGAGCTGTTCACGGGAGTCACTTTGACGATCGTGATTGGTGTTGCGTACCTGATGGAGCATATGGGGATCTCGATGGCCTTAGGGGCTTTTTTAGCGGGCGTTCTTTTATCTGAATCTGAATATCGCCACGAACTCGAAGCCGACCTAGAACCCTTCAAAGGTTTGTTGATGGGTCTGTTCTTTATCTCGGTGGGCATGTCGGTGAATATCACTCTATTGATGAAGAACCCGGCATTCGTGTTGTTCGCAACAGCATTATATATGATGGTCAAAGGCTTCCTGCTTTATGGTGTGGGCCGCACATTAAAACTTCATTCGACGGCTTCCAGAAACATGGCCGCTTACTTGGCTCAAGGGGGTGAGTTCGCCTTTGTGATCTTTGGTGTAGGCCAAAACTCGAATGTTTTAAGTCAGGAACTTTCAGACACGCTGACGTTGATCGTAACCCTATCGATGATCATAAGTCCGTTCGTCATCGTCGCGAATGCAAAATTCGAAAGCTGGGCAGCCACTCACAAGCCAAAACAAGAATGGGACAGCTTCGAAGGAGCCGACAGCGAAATCATCATCGCGGGTTTTGGTCGCTTCGGTCAGATCTTTGGCCGTATTTTACGTGCCCAGGACATTAAGTTCACCGCCATTGATCACGATCCCGAGCAAATCGAGTTACTAAGACGCTTCGGCAACAAGGTCTATTATGGAGACGCCTCCCGTCACGAAATTATGGAAGCGGCCGGAGCCGGGAAAGCAAAGTACTTGATCATCGCCGTTGACGATATTGAGACTTCCAAAAAACTCGCCCAAATGGCGAAAGATCATTTTAAGAATTTGAAAATATATGCCCGTGCCCGAAACCGCGCCCACGTTTTTGATTTGCTAGATATCGGAATCGAAATGACTCACATTCGCAGGGAAACTTTCGAATCAAGCCTGCTGCTGACGCGCGAATTACTGTTGGATCTGGGGTTCCCAAGTGATCGGGCCCGCGCTGTGATCGAAAGATTCCACCGCCACGATGAATTGATGATGGCTGAGCAATACAAAGTCCGCCACGATCAAAAACTTTTCCTGGATACATCCCGCCAGGGCATGCAGCAATTATCTGAAGTTTTACGTGAAGACCAAATCAGAACCTACATCGACGCCAAAGACTTACCAAAGGCCGAAGACAAAGCCCCAGAATCGGAGACCCGCGCATGA
- the ybaK gene encoding Cys-tRNA(Pro) deacylase yields MTLALRELEKHGVELTYHLFTYQEKGGTAHSSKEMGVTEHAVIKTLIMEDENKDPLIVLMHGDMQVSTKNLARTLGKKSIAPCKPEVADRHSGYQVGGTSPFGTKKKMPIYMEETILALPKIYINGGKRGFLVGMDPKQAQKILSPTLVNVGIKG; encoded by the coding sequence ATGACTTTGGCGTTGCGTGAATTAGAAAAACACGGCGTAGAATTAACCTACCACCTTTTCACTTACCAAGAAAAAGGCGGCACCGCCCACTCCTCAAAAGAAATGGGCGTCACTGAGCACGCCGTCATCAAAACCCTGATTATGGAAGACGAAAACAAAGATCCATTGATTGTGCTCATGCACGGAGACATGCAAGTCTCCACCAAAAACCTAGCCAGAACCCTAGGCAAAAAATCCATCGCCCCCTGTAAACCCGAAGTCGCCGACCGCCACTCCGGCTACCAAGTAGGCGGCACCTCCCCTTTCGGAACAAAAAAGAAAATGCCGATCTACATGGAAGAAACAATTTTAGCGCTACCAAAAATCTACATCAACGGCGGCAAAAGAGGTTTCCTAGTAGGCATGGACCCAAAACAAGCCCAAAAAATCCTAAGCCCTACATTAGTAAACGTAGGAATCAAAGGCTAA